The Zerene cesonia ecotype Mississippi chromosome 19, Zerene_cesonia_1.1, whole genome shotgun sequence genome has a window encoding:
- the LOC119834505 gene encoding acylphosphatase-2: MGAETNVLASVEFEVHGQVQGCYFTKYCKEMAEELGIGGWVKNTKKGTIVGRIQGTKESLDKMIDWLSTKGSPDCKIERCDLSNFDYVARLAFNNFSVRF, from the exons ATGGGAGCAGAAACAAACGTGTTGGCGTCTGTGGAATTTGAAGTACACGGACAGGTTCAAG GATGTTATTTCACCAAATATTGCAAGGAAATGGCAGAAGAACTGGGCATTGGCGGTTGGGTAAAGAACACAAAAAAGGGAACCATTGTTGGAAGGATACAGGGCACTAAAGAGAGCTTAGATAAAAT GATCGACTGGCTGAGCACAAAAGGATCTCCTGATTGTAAAATAGAGAGGTgtgatttatcaaattttgatTATGTGGCGCGATTGGCTTTTAACAACTTTAGTGTacgtttttga